Proteins from one Mesotoga infera genomic window:
- a CDS encoding asparagine synthase-related protein, giving the protein MSAIVIFTGNNRELLGESLDLMAHRGEEKTIYETVDGYQMASVAGRAFSASKLRHSSSEGIAVIDGFLLSPSGSGWSEETVQLYRELGKRFLERLEGSFSLAVNDGKETIVARDPIGLKPLYYGLIGRETIFASELKAIAPYCDEVALFPPGHYFTREEGFKEYSTCREIIDSGEIATDKEKAIEDVRETLEDSIRKRLEVLNCEPSIFLSGGLDSSCIAASLKPFVGSFKTFTVGKSDGEDPGCARVVADHLGTEHLEYFYDLDEMLEVLPDVIYHLESFDPLLVRSSIPNFILSKLASENGCEFVFMGEGADELFAGYDYMKKIGAGEEIEAELLHITENGHRSGFQRDDRMALAHGIEYDVPFMDQEMLKLAFSIPIEWKLHGKDKTEKWILRKAFEDQLPHEIVWRRKKKFSIGAGSYNLMEKYAQETVSQEQFERDREKAGIRTKEESLYFNIFKEVYHCEGAIETVYRN; this is encoded by the coding sequence ATGAGTGCAATAGTCATATTTACAGGTAACAACAGAGAACTCCTTGGTGAGTCTCTAGACTTGATGGCACACAGGGGAGAAGAAAAAACTATTTATGAAACTGTAGATGGTTATCAGATGGCCTCCGTTGCTGGCAGGGCCTTTTCGGCCTCAAAATTGCGACATTCATCATCAGAAGGCATAGCTGTCATCGACGGTTTTCTCCTGTCTCCGTCAGGATCGGGTTGGTCGGAGGAGACCGTACAGCTTTACAGAGAACTCGGGAAACGTTTTCTCGAGCGACTGGAAGGCTCTTTCTCACTGGCTGTGAACGATGGTAAAGAGACGATAGTTGCTAGAGATCCAATTGGGTTGAAGCCGCTTTATTACGGCCTGATAGGCAGAGAGACGATCTTCGCTTCGGAATTGAAGGCGATCGCACCTTACTGCGACGAAGTTGCCCTCTTCCCACCCGGTCACTATTTTACCAGAGAGGAAGGTTTCAAAGAATATTCCACCTGCAGGGAAATCATCGACTCCGGCGAGATCGCCACCGATAAGGAAAAAGCCATCGAAGATGTGAGAGAAACCCTTGAGGATTCTATAAGGAAAAGACTTGAAGTTCTGAATTGCGAACCCTCGATCTTCCTCAGTGGCGGACTGGACAGCAGCTGTATCGCGGCCTCCCTGAAGCCGTTTGTCGGCAGTTTCAAGACCTTCACGGTAGGAAAGAGCGACGGTGAAGATCCAGGATGCGCAAGAGTTGTCGCCGATCATCTGGGCACCGAGCATCTGGAGTATTTCTACGATCTCGATGAGATGCTTGAAGTTCTGCCGGACGTGATCTATCATCTAGAGTCATTCGATCCGCTCCTTGTCAGGAGCTCGATACCGAATTTCATTCTCTCGAAACTCGCCAGTGAAAACGGTTGTGAATTCGTCTTTATGGGCGAAGGCGCTGACGAGCTCTTCGCCGGGTACGATTATATGAAAAAGATCGGGGCCGGAGAGGAGATCGAGGCAGAGCTGTTACATATAACCGAGAACGGTCACCGTTCAGGCTTCCAGAGAGACGATAGAATGGCTCTGGCTCATGGTATCGAATACGACGTTCCTTTCATGGATCAGGAGATGTTGAAGCTGGCTTTCTCCATACCGATTGAATGGAAACTGCACGGTAAAGACAAAACCGAGAAGTGGATACTCAGAAAGGCCTTCGAAGACCAGCTGCCACACGAGATAGTGTGGAGAAGAAAGAAGAAGTTCAGTATCGGAGCGGGTTCTTACAATCTTATGGAAAAATACGCACAAGAGACGGTGAGTCAGGAACAGTTCGAAAGAGATCGGGAGAAGGCCGGTATAAGGACCAAAGAAGAGTCTCTTTACTTCAATATTTTCAAAGAAGTTTACCACTGTGAAGGAGCCATAGAGACCGTATATCGCAATTGA
- a CDS encoding NAD/NADP-dependent octopine/nopaline dehydrogenase family protein produces the protein MKIAVIGAGNGGQALAAVLAMRGNEVALYNRSQSRIQPILKSKKLKVEGESGGTARLKYVGTDMEKAVSDAELIMVVVPAFAHAEVARKLSKFISEGQIIILNPGRTGGALEFDKILKECGVRNKAILAEAQTFLFASRISGPGMVRIFRIKNAVPVSVLPSKDNELLMPVISDVIPEFTLADNVLYTSFNNIGAIFHPGAIIMNAGWIESTHGDFQFYLDGISPAVARVLEEVDRERCEVTSKLGVQAMGAREWLDYAYDARGEDLYNAIHNNEGYRGIMAPISMENRYIIEDVPMSLVPMSCFGKKLGVDTKTMDSVINIAGAIMGKDFWKEGRNIERLGAKDMSVEDLWHYVEKGNGDG, from the coding sequence ATGAAAATAGCTGTGATCGGTGCGGGGAACGGCGGACAGGCTCTTGCCGCGGTGCTTGCCATGCGTGGAAACGAAGTTGCGCTCTACAATCGAAGTCAGAGCAGAATCCAGCCTATATTGAAAAGCAAAAAACTCAAAGTTGAGGGCGAATCTGGTGGAACGGCCCGGCTCAAGTATGTCGGAACGGATATGGAGAAGGCCGTTTCCGATGCGGAACTCATCATGGTAGTCGTGCCCGCCTTCGCGCACGCGGAAGTAGCCCGAAAGCTTTCAAAGTTCATCTCGGAAGGTCAGATTATCATTCTCAATCCCGGAAGAACCGGAGGCGCCCTCGAATTTGACAAGATATTAAAAGAGTGTGGCGTGAGGAACAAGGCTATACTGGCCGAGGCACAGACCTTTCTCTTTGCATCGAGAATCTCTGGTCCGGGGATGGTAAGGATATTCCGGATCAAGAACGCCGTACCGGTGTCTGTGCTACCTTCAAAGGATAATGAACTCCTCATGCCGGTGATCAGCGATGTGATTCCAGAATTTACGCTCGCAGACAACGTACTCTACACGAGTTTCAACAATATCGGCGCGATCTTCCATCCCGGGGCGATCATTATGAACGCCGGCTGGATAGAATCTACTCACGGAGACTTCCAGTTCTATCTCGACGGAATCAGCCCGGCCGTAGCGAGGGTTCTTGAAGAGGTTGATAGAGAGCGTTGCGAGGTTACAAGCAAACTAGGCGTTCAGGCGATGGGCGCCAGAGAGTGGCTTGATTACGCCTACGATGCCAGAGGAGAAGATCTGTACAACGCTATCCACAACAACGAAGGCTACAGAGGCATCATGGCGCCGATCAGCATGGAAAACCGCTACATAATCGAAGACGTCCCGATGAGCCTGGTTCCCATGAGCTGTTTCGGGAAAAAACTCGGCGTCGATACCAAGACCATGGACTCTGTGATAAACATAGCCGGGGCGATAATGGGAAAGGACTTCTGGAAGGAAGGTAGAAACATCGAACGACTGGGAGCAAAGGATATGTCGGTTGAAGATCTCTGGCATTACGTTGAAAAGGGGAACGGCGATGGATAA
- a CDS encoding cobalamin-dependent protein (Presence of a B(12) (cobalamin)-binding domain implies dependence on cobalamin itself, in one of its several forms, or in some unusual lineages, dependence on a cobalamin-like analog.) — translation MDKILAGAIGSDIHTAGILNFLNLARKEGYEGVYIGNVLGIDKLLDSIKEISPDIIAISYRLGGESCRELLRELRTALEREGIEKKMIFGGTVETARVARESGMFDRVFDGSESIEEVINYLRGRDEARGTVEYPQELLERIAFKEPFPLIRHHIGLQTLEETELAVKELAQSRLLDIISLAPDQNCQQWFFHPENMVRSEDGAGGAPFRKREDFERMYEASRRGNYPLVRSYSGTRELLKFSLLFKETLNNAWAAIPLTWYSRLDGRSDRELLEAIRENQSAIAWNAGKGIPVEINEAHQWALRYCHDAIEVTMAYLAALTAKRLGVKVYVAQYMMNTPPGISPSMDIAKSLAKKEMIESLKSENFIPVTMVRPGLMSFPADPHMSMGQLVSSLFTASYLQPQIVHVVAYCEATKRATPAEIIESVKMVKQAMSEARKGLPDFSKDDKIERHKEFLKNESATILEAMETIKISSLTSPETIYAAINAGILDAPGLRKMSVAKGRTMTATIDGATFAVDENNEVIDEKIRLRKLGILTLE, via the coding sequence ATGGATAAGATACTGGCCGGCGCTATAGGGAGCGACATTCACACTGCAGGAATTCTGAACTTTCTTAACCTGGCCAGGAAAGAAGGGTACGAAGGCGTGTATATCGGCAACGTACTGGGAATAGACAAGCTTTTGGACAGTATAAAAGAAATTTCGCCCGATATCATAGCTATAAGCTACCGGCTTGGTGGGGAGTCCTGCAGAGAGCTTCTCAGAGAATTACGTACGGCGCTGGAGAGAGAGGGAATCGAAAAGAAGATGATCTTCGGCGGCACCGTCGAGACGGCCAGGGTTGCCCGTGAATCGGGGATGTTCGACAGAGTCTTCGACGGGAGCGAATCGATTGAAGAAGTGATCAACTATCTCCGTGGTCGCGACGAAGCGCGAGGAACCGTTGAATACCCTCAGGAACTACTCGAGAGAATAGCCTTCAAAGAGCCTTTCCCCCTGATCCGTCACCATATTGGCCTTCAAACGCTCGAGGAGACCGAACTGGCCGTGAAGGAACTCGCGCAATCTCGTTTGCTGGATATCATCTCTCTCGCGCCGGATCAGAATTGTCAGCAGTGGTTCTTCCATCCCGAGAACATGGTTCGTTCCGAGGACGGCGCCGGAGGCGCGCCCTTCAGAAAGAGAGAGGATTTCGAGAGAATGTACGAAGCCAGCCGAAGGGGTAACTATCCGCTAGTGCGTTCTTATTCGGGCACGAGAGAACTTCTGAAGTTCTCTCTCCTCTTCAAAGAGACTTTGAACAATGCCTGGGCTGCCATCCCGCTCACCTGGTACTCACGACTCGACGGAAGATCGGACCGAGAGCTTCTGGAGGCTATAAGGGAAAACCAGAGCGCGATAGCCTGGAACGCCGGCAAGGGAATTCCCGTCGAGATAAACGAGGCCCACCAGTGGGCTCTCAGATACTGCCACGACGCCATTGAGGTTACGATGGCGTATCTGGCCGCCCTGACAGCCAAAAGACTGGGAGTGAAGGTGTACGTGGCCCAGTACATGATGAACACGCCTCCCGGGATCTCGCCTTCGATGGATATCGCCAAGTCTCTTGCGAAAAAGGAAATGATCGAATCTTTGAAGAGTGAGAACTTCATTCCTGTAACGATGGTACGGCCCGGACTCATGTCCTTCCCGGCCGATCCCCACATGTCGATGGGCCAGCTGGTATCCTCCCTTTTCACGGCCTCTTATCTGCAACCGCAGATAGTACATGTGGTGGCCTATTGCGAAGCGACTAAAAGAGCCACGCCCGCGGAGATAATCGAAAGCGTGAAGATGGTGAAACAAGCCATGAGCGAGGCAAGAAAAGGTCTGCCTGATTTTTCGAAGGACGATAAGATTGAACGACACAAAGAGTTCTTGAAAAACGAATCTGCCACTATACTTGAAGCCATGGAGACCATAAAGATCTCCAGTTTGACTTCACCCGAGACTATCTATGCGGCCATAAACGCTGGAATTCTGGACGCCCCAGGATTGAGAAAAATGTCGGTGGCCAAAGGTAGAACAATGACAGCGACCATAGACGGGGCTACCTTCGCGGTCGATGAAAACAACGAAGTGATCGACGAGAAAATCAGGTTGAGAAAACTGGGAATCCTCACGCTAGAATGA
- a CDS encoding MalY/PatB family protein — protein MQYDFDRKIERRGTNCLKWDHADWFFGTNDLLPMWVADMDFEVAGPILEAIKKRAGHGVFGYTVKPESYHEALVEWMKKRHGWKIKKEWLAYAPGVVPAVHLSIMAFSHPGDSVLVNSPVYYPFYSAIKNTGRQLLVSPLKSDEGRYEMDFDDIERRIDSRTRLFILSNPHNPVGRVWKIKELERLGEICLKHDIKIVSDEIHSDLVFEGYKHIPLASISKEFSMQTITCVAPSKTFNLAGLATASVIAENKRMLDEYNNALSSVGIGLANTFGIVAFEAAYRYGEEWLEQLLPYLRGNFDYMREFIGKNLPAVKVTELEGTYLAWLDFRGLGMTVEELKDFLYKKARVGFEDGSVFGEEGAGFMRVNLACPRSTVEEALNRLLESYRKTFNPLGRA, from the coding sequence GTGCAGTACGATTTCGACAGGAAAATAGAAAGAAGGGGTACTAACTGCCTTAAATGGGACCACGCGGACTGGTTTTTCGGCACAAATGATCTTTTGCCTATGTGGGTGGCAGACATGGATTTCGAAGTGGCCGGACCAATACTGGAGGCAATCAAAAAGAGGGCCGGTCATGGAGTCTTTGGATACACAGTTAAACCGGAAAGTTACCACGAGGCCCTTGTCGAGTGGATGAAAAAAAGGCATGGGTGGAAGATAAAGAAGGAATGGCTGGCGTACGCTCCCGGAGTGGTTCCCGCCGTTCATCTGAGCATAATGGCCTTTTCCCATCCAGGCGATAGCGTTCTGGTCAACAGCCCGGTTTACTATCCCTTTTACAGTGCCATAAAGAACACTGGCCGACAGCTTCTTGTGAGTCCTCTTAAAAGCGATGAAGGCCGTTACGAAATGGATTTCGATGATATTGAGAGAAGAATAGACTCCAGGACAAGGCTCTTCATACTCAGCAACCCCCACAATCCGGTGGGCAGGGTCTGGAAAATAAAAGAACTGGAAAGACTGGGAGAGATCTGCCTTAAGCACGATATAAAGATAGTTTCCGACGAAATACACTCAGATCTTGTCTTCGAGGGATACAAACATATTCCCCTGGCCTCTATCTCGAAAGAGTTTTCGATGCAGACGATTACCTGCGTCGCTCCGAGCAAAACTTTCAACCTTGCAGGACTGGCTACAGCCTCCGTAATTGCCGAAAACAAAAGGATGCTCGACGAATATAACAACGCACTCTCTTCGGTGGGGATAGGGCTGGCCAACACCTTCGGAATTGTTGCATTCGAAGCGGCTTACAGATACGGTGAAGAGTGGCTGGAACAACTACTGCCGTATCTGAGGGGGAATTTCGATTATATGAGGGAATTCATCGGCAAGAATCTGCCAGCGGTGAAGGTGACGGAACTCGAAGGCACTTACCTGGCCTGGCTGGATTTCAGGGGACTGGGGATGACCGTGGAAGAACTAAAAGATTTTCTGTACAAAAAGGCCCGGGTGGGTTTCGAAGACGGTTCGGTCTTCGGAGAGGAAGGTGCCGGTTTCATGAGGGTCAACCTCGCCTGTCCCAGAAGCACCGTCGAGGAGGCTTTGAACAGACTTTTGGAAAGCTACAGAAAAACATTCAACCCTCTAGGGAGAGCTTAG
- a CDS encoding HD domain-containing phosphohydrolase, with translation MLVNAFFPDKASLSAVQTYKGWAFVVSSGLLFYFMIFREFRGKVKANVLLTRQKDFSNSVLDSAGVYVAVIDGKGTIARINEKFEKLFASSGREIVGESIYDVFLNPSTASVLRSAVESIRNIDSEQVFESGCTVSGKTLHIRWSLRFLASWKEENDYFVLTGVDITKVVESERNATKRLNDIQALHEIDLAVSYNIELEKMLDVFLEKSISRLEVDGADIYLLSEDNKLRFTHGMGLLSDKSLPIDLPLEGTVPGKVVLTGESYSGPLHSDPGSNCPRLAMIKEMKISEYHAVPLQTRGKTLGVLEVFSVEERERDSEWHDFLITLAGQGSLAIDIAIMIESLKASNKMIKHAYDQTLEGLAMAMDLRDIEMEGHSRRVTELSMALAKEMGLNGEELENFYRGALLHDIGKISVPDEILFKKGPLDENEWEIMKSHTVYARKLLSQIDYLVPSLDIPYCHHERWDGSGYPRGLKGEEIPLSARIFTVADVYDALTSERRYKHAWPEKEALKYLRENSGKLFDERIVDRFLKIVKN, from the coding sequence ATGCTGGTCAATGCGTTTTTTCCGGATAAGGCTTCTCTTTCAGCCGTTCAGACCTATAAAGGATGGGCCTTTGTAGTCTCAAGCGGTCTTCTCTTTTATTTCATGATCTTCAGGGAATTCCGTGGAAAAGTAAAGGCTAACGTGTTGCTTACAAGACAGAAGGATTTTTCCAATTCCGTGCTCGACAGCGCCGGGGTCTATGTAGCGGTAATTGATGGTAAGGGAACGATCGCGAGAATCAACGAGAAGTTCGAAAAGCTTTTCGCCTCTTCCGGCAGAGAAATCGTCGGGGAAAGCATATACGATGTTTTTTTAAATCCCTCGACGGCGAGCGTTTTGAGATCGGCCGTAGAAAGTATCCGGAATATAGACAGCGAACAGGTTTTCGAAAGCGGCTGCACTGTTTCCGGTAAGACTCTTCATATCCGCTGGTCGTTGCGCTTTCTAGCCTCCTGGAAGGAAGAGAACGATTATTTCGTTCTCACAGGAGTCGATATAACCAAAGTCGTAGAATCGGAGAGAAACGCAACTAAAAGATTGAACGATATTCAGGCTCTTCACGAGATAGATCTTGCGGTCAGTTACAACATAGAACTCGAGAAGATGCTAGACGTCTTTCTTGAGAAGTCCATATCCAGACTGGAAGTGGATGGTGCAGATATTTACTTGCTGAGTGAGGACAATAAGTTGAGATTCACTCACGGAATGGGATTGTTATCCGACAAAAGCCTCCCCATCGATCTTCCGCTCGAAGGAACCGTTCCCGGTAAGGTCGTACTCACTGGGGAGTCTTATTCGGGGCCGTTGCACTCCGATCCAGGTTCAAACTGTCCCAGACTTGCAATGATAAAAGAGATGAAGATATCCGAATACCACGCCGTTCCCCTTCAGACGCGCGGCAAGACCCTGGGGGTACTGGAGGTCTTCAGTGTTGAAGAAAGGGAGCGCGACAGCGAATGGCACGACTTTTTGATCACCCTCGCCGGACAGGGATCGCTGGCAATAGACATTGCTATCATGATAGAAAGCCTTAAAGCGAGCAACAAGATGATCAAACACGCCTACGATCAAACGCTCGAAGGTCTGGCGATGGCTATGGATTTGAGAGACATAGAGATGGAGGGACATTCGCGAAGAGTGACGGAACTATCCATGGCCCTCGCCAAAGAGATGGGATTGAACGGTGAAGAACTCGAGAATTTTTACAGGGGTGCACTTTTGCACGATATCGGAAAGATTTCCGTGCCGGATGAGATACTGTTCAAAAAAGGTCCGCTAGATGAAAATGAGTGGGAAATAATGAAATCGCACACAGTATATGCCCGTAAGCTCCTTTCACAGATCGACTACCTGGTGCCGTCGCTGGATATACCCTACTGCCATCACGAACGCTGGGACGGTTCTGGTTATCCCCGCGGACTGAAAGGTGAAGAGATTCCGCTTTCGGCAAGGATTTTCACAGTCGCGGATGTTTACGACGCGCTGACTTCTGAGAGGCGATACAAGCATGCATGGCCCGAAAAAGAGGCGTTGAAGTATTTGCGAGAGAATTCAGGGAAATTATTCGATGAAAGGATCGTTGATCGCTTTCTGAAAATAGTCAAAAATTGA